Genomic window (Culex pipiens pallens isolate TS chromosome 3, TS_CPP_V2, whole genome shotgun sequence):
tggagaGTTTTTCTATCCTAAatttttaacacttgtagccccaactgggtcaaaaaagttggaaatgcattttcactggCTCATACAACCATcggaaaaaagttggaaatgccttttttattataacttaaggtagacgcatctgttttggatctaccttgttggaggtgatttttgacattcttccggatcaaatgcaacaagaatcattcaaatcggttgagttttcgccgaaatacagccggttgaagttgcatttccaacttttttgacccctttggtgcttcgcgtaagttttgaccccgttggtgctacaagtgttaatgaagctttttgcaacatcttaggacatttccacacaaaaaaaaatcacacgaacaaaaataaaaaaaagaattaaaaaattattgaagtGACGAGTTTTTGACTGCCATTGTATTTTCTCCAGAAATCccgttaaatttcctacaactttgtttaTGACCACGTTTTGATACGATAAAACGGCTTCGAGACACAGCAATATTTtaataacgaaaaaaataaataaaaaaatatttaaataagtcCCGTCCTTCTCAaatgcaactggctccatattcaCAAGCATGGCTTATATACGCCAAGGATAACATGTTCtcaaagtttcattgatatcggagagggtcgggttcAACCGGTTTTCTTTTTAGCATTGAATTTCTCAGTtataaaatcatgtaataattcACTTAATAGGAGTTAGCAAGGATAATTCAATTTGATAGCAAATTGATGCTTCATACAGACGAAAAGATGGAAAAACGACAAAATCCTTAACCAGCCAAAGAAACGTGCCTCTCCCTATCATCtgattaaaaaaacgttacttaatccacctttaggtggttggtgccttcctcacattaatgttgtatttttaattgtattaatttttttttaaatttttttttcataaattttttttataattattgagttcagaatttgattctgagtcgttaagtatacgtgaaggtatatctaggagtcgtatttaagaagttcatttttcgagtgattttatagccttgcctcagtgaggtgaggaaggcaaaaaccacAAAGTTCATTCTGAATGGAAAGTTTTTTGACCCTCCCCCTTTTCCCGCACGGGTTGTGCAAGTTCTCACGTACTGCACACGCAAATTTTCCTCTACTCTTTCACTCCTGTTCGTGTAAATTGGGCATAGTTTTATGCCGTGTGCCTTAATTTCACCCCCACTCCCCCACCGCGTGCAATGGGTTCTAGAACAATTACCTGCCCCCCCTTATGTTATCGATTCAACTGCGGCTCCAGGCCGTCGTCGTTTGCATTTCGTACACAGCCCGGACTATGGCAATTATGGACTTACACAACAGCAGGACAATTGCCAGCGCCAGCAGGAACACCCCGAGCAGGACCTTCCCGGTGGACGGGTCGTTTCCGTTGTCCACGATCAGGATGAGCGAGTTGATGACCATGTACACGAGGCCACAAATGCTGCGGAAGATGACGAATATCCGATACACGATGATGTACTCGATTTTCTCCTGAAATGAAGAAAGGGATGCGTGGGTTGGTTGaggtttgtttgatttgttgaaGAGTTTATTGGCACTTATGCAGTAGTGTGGTCCAACTTTGTATCGCTTCTTACATAATTAATTGTTCAAAGcaatgaaatttgtaaaatggtaAAATTGAAAGTTTCGTTAAAAATCTGATTGATTTAATATCTTCAGTCTTTCGTTGATTTTGAACTTAACAAGAAACagtcataattaaaaaaatatctattttcaaTTTACTTTTAAGCAGAAAgattaaaattcacaaaaaaactgtaatcataaaaaaaagtatgtatgAGAAGACCAAAACAGACACAATAGTTACCGTAATTTTTCACAACAAAATTGATATTTCTAAAGCATCACGATTAAAAAAGAGATAAATGTGTtataaatacagattttttttatttatttttttcgagccAGGAAGTATCtcttatgaatttaaaaaatggtcaatACAGTCCACTTAAAAGTTTTCTACCGTTTTCATTTTTAACTATAACTTATCaattaattgaaattgattgaacTGTTTTTGTGTTGTATTTTCCATCAGGCTTTTATTTATTAACTAGCGATATCTAATAAATTGTCGGTCTAATTTATAATGCAAATAAAATCCGATCtttagaaaaaacacatttaaaggaattaaaatcaaagctttttttaaatgagccttttttttaattgagccttttcaaatattagagtTTAATAGTTCAaactattgaaaatattttttatggaaaatatctGGAAATtccacaaagatttttttttgtatcgcaatCGGATATGCTTTTTGAAAACCACTTgaataaaacctttttttcaatttcattttttgatgagcTCTATCTTAGGCCTTAGTCCAAGCATGAAAATTGCATGGAATTTTAGTCGCTTGAAACAATATATTTTCATACCtgtatgataaatttaaaattaaaagatatACTTTATTTAgcgaaaattaactttaaaatgAACATAAATTGAAATCGGTAAATTTTTCtctgaaaaaattaaagtttttctttcaaaactgttttttttttgaaaaaaattgattaagatttccaaattttaacaaaactatgCATTGTTCTTATACATTATACACAACTACTTTTTCCaatcttgatttttctaaaaaaatggttGTTTTGGTCCCTTAAGGAATTTtaatttctgtgattttttttataaagtagaGCAAATTTGTTAAGAGTgtcataaatgtttaaaaatcttttcaacagcctaaattattttttttctggtaaatattttttttcacatttttcaatgaattcaataGAATTCTAAATACTtgtttttgcaataattttttaagcgcttttttttagattaaggccgacgaaatattttttttacaggttTTGTCCCTCGGtccttcccaaaaaaaatataaaaattaaaataacaagcaATAGTCTCAATTTGACTGCaaaacgtgttttaaaatgagtttaaaaaaaaaaggatttgacgaaaacacaaaaattagcgaaaaaaaactttttgcgatactaaacatcgaaaattttcaaaaattcaaaagaggTTTAAATCAAcacaaacatgcttaaaatgatttcaaacacaggagaatgtattttaaattaatttcatctgattgcacttaaatttccattgaattgagttttttgaaagggggtgacaaaaactttaaataaataaaaataaaaaatgtaccagcctaaggtaaatttgttttttttttaagaaataaaaatatgtttggcaTTTAAAATGgaacattaattttatttacaattgaaATTAGagtttcaagaaatttttatttttatttatacaaATTTCAGTGGTTTAAAAATGAGCAATGTTTTGTTCGGAAAGCTGTCAAATTGGAACTAATATTACTTAAAGTTAATTGTTGCATggcttcaattgtttttttttaattagttcaaGGTAGAAATTGTAGATGACCTaccatatatttaaaaaaatatgggtcattccaggtcaactgagtacactttaggactcgaccttcaccgacttggaccaaacttggagggaacgttcatctatcgatagttaacagaaatcccaagtttggtgctgattggaccatccctgtATTTTTGGCATCGCCctcttttttggtgattttctaaaaaacttttttttcttttaatcataactttgcaactatatGAGCAAAAgcctttctacaggttgcattttatagaaaattgtccaaggaattcgataaaattaaaattttaacccttaaatgcccacttatattatattttaacgttttaagtataaaaattcagttttgaccaattgcttatatttttttgttctattttatcaccattgtgttctccggacaattttacagcgATACTtggatacagcgattttactgaaaaaagtttgattttgcactgcactctgtcctataaattcaaatccgaaataagtttctcacatataaaaaccgaattatgcgagattcatccttttttgttgaaaagtacaccatgaacttccgagtgctgcgcaaaatcaaacttttttcagtaaaatcgctgtatctcgtcaatagttcgttttagtttgaagtctacattgattattatgtaaaattgtccggagaacacgatggtgataaaataaaacaaataaaaatataagcaattgatcaaaactgaatttttatacttaaaacgttaaaatataatattagtgggcgtttaagggttgaaattttatttttatcgaattccttggacaattttctataaaatgcaacctgtagaaagtcttttgctcatatagttgcaaagttatgattaaaagaaaaaaaagttttttagaaaatcaccaaaaaagagggcggtgccaaaaatagaaggatggtccaatcagcaccaaacttgggatttctgttaactatcgatagatgaacgttccctccaagtttggtccaagtcggtgaaggtcgagtccaaaagtgtactcagttgacctggaatgacccatatatgtgTTTCATGAAAGGATGATTCGACTGTATTCATTCatattttatcgaaaattaataaattaatttaaaagataaattttaaatttgtccaGTAAAAACTTTCTCTCAGTGATTTTCAGGATAATACAAATACAAGTTTTATTTATTGActaaaataaaagtgaaaataatttattcacAAATAGTCCAACTATTTTACAAAGAGAATAAtaatattgaatttccaaattaGAGGTCCTCAGCggcttttgtctttttttaatgttgtatTTCAGTGATTTGTTGTAAGAAAATTTATGTGTTTTCCATCATAAGGATTCAAtttatcaaatgtttttttatgtatagaaaaatttaaaacctaaaaaaatacaaggtAACATTGTTGTATTtctatttactgaaaactggggtgacattgacaTGCACGGTTGCCAGGTCAATATCGAAATGTCTGGcaagttcagaaaaaaatctggcaaaatctagcagacaatttcaaaattttcaaaggaGGAGGGaggatttgaatttttcaaaagattgcaGATTTCAGATGGTTAATGAACTTTTTGGACACAAAAAGGttaaatttactttttcaataaaataaatacataccaaattttgcgaaatctggcacagataatgattaatctttattctggctgacacttgaaaaatctgccattcccagatttatctggcaacctggcaaccctgttgagatgataattttaaattcatatattgaattttatttaactgttaaggcatttgtaaaatttttggtttttgcaACTTTATCTTGGGCTAGGCACACAATgctcatgtaaaattttcttattttcgtttttagttagcgatttttttaaatccggggtgactttgttaGCCACCGTGTTACTTACAAATTGCAGcaaaaaatttacacttttacgCTTTTAATTAcgataatgttaaaaaaatcaacctttCATAAGTTGTCCAAAACTTTTTCTATAtttgagctacaaatttggaaaaaaatgaatagatttttaaaatgttttatttttctgcatttgcatcatgtgtgtgtgtgtgtgtgtgtgtgtgtgcaaccaaccaaacgggaccacgcggccgcttcttacaaattgagttgtttccatgtatttttagatcttcattctatacatgcgaataactcgcataggcatttggaaggtgttagctctgccgagcttcggtgacccatttctacgctggctagccgagcgcgaggtacttcagctttatcgacaagccccgccctaaagaacgtttgcaccaatcgggttcaaacgttatttagaacttccgaacccttgtcaaatggacaaggacccagcgcgtatatagttgatagcaACAGTATTCCTATTTCCAgttatagctcaccaagtcgcgatggcctagtggttagcatttttgcttaccaatccaaaggacgggggatcgaaccccgactcgagcgacttttgatttttcgttcatgttcagaatttcaagatttatatttcctatactttctcgttgggagcagatgggaatcgaacccaggaccattcgcttacaaagcgaacaccgtaaccagtcagccacggccgctcttcTGCATTTGCATCATATCtttcataaaatgttttcagattttcaaagttCTACTGTTAAATTTTCACCTATGTTGTTGAACCACACTAGCACGCTTTTTCAGCTTGTTTGCTCAGCTGAGATTCTGCTGCTACTGCTCGTGTACTCACCCTTTTGATGCCAATCACCAGCATAATTGCAaacgcaaaacaaaacagcgcaAAGATCGACTTGAGCGCAAGGACGGTGTTATTTTCATACTCTGGCCCACACGAAGGAGGAGAAGCAAATGAAAAGATTTTTcaggaaaagaaaagaaaatttagtCTTTTCCCAACCCCCCCTACCACTTGAACTCACCACTTCCGAACGACCCCAGGCAGATGATGGCCTCGGTGATGGACATGATGATGTTTAGGGCTGCGTACACGTAACCGACGACCCGGAACGTCTTAACCTGCACCATGATTTTATCTTTTTGTTGTGGAATATTGCACGTGGAAGCTGGTTACGGAACTAAGGTTGAGCAACTTTTGCAGGAAAAAACTTTGAAGATTCGACTCGCTCCCTTCGCCGAGATTCTTTTTTTTCACACCATCGAAAAGAACACAGCACCACTTCTTGAATTCTTGTTGGTCACCTTGTCACGGTCTGCCAATTGCAACAACTGACAGCCAGCAAATCCGAGAATCTGCCATCGGAGATTCTGCTCAGAGCAAAGGGACCGACGACGACTTGTTGATGATCGCCTCGATGAGGAGGATGCTACGCGGAAGCACTAGAACCAGCATCAGCTTCATGGCGCTGAGCACCCGTCGAGGAGGAGCTCAAAACCGCTCAGTTTAGACTGACTTGCAGTTAGTAATCGGGAGAAGTGCTCACCAGTGGTGTGCACTGTGTGCACTTGAAGTAGTAGTCGATTGCCCTGCCGGCGTTTTGAGCTTCTGGTAAACACTGTGAAGAAGTTATTTTTCTTGGTGGGAAAAGAAACCGAGAAATGTTCCTTCTTTGTTTATTTCTTGAAGGATTCGGAAAAACTGAGAGAATGAGAATTGAAGCGGTGGAGTGCGCAGGCGCGAATTTTGACGACTCTCATGGTGGTGGAAAATTGCTAGGGTGGTGAAAGGTTTAACTTGGATGTTatgtttttacaataaaattaaaaaaaaaaaaaacgatttagcattagcattagcatttgaggGCGTCCTACTGCCGAATGGCTCATAAAATCTTTTTGCTTACTTTTAGTATTAGTTTAGTTTTATGGGGGACAAcatgttttcattataaaataAGTTTGCAATTCTACCATTTCTGTTAGTTTATAAGAGGGTGGCTTCCAACAATAATTCTAACATTTTTAGATAGATAAATTTCATTGTCGAAAAATTTATCGTTCCGAAAATGAGTATATTTCCCAAATGTTATGTTTTAAGATTCAAATTCTCCTCTTGAACAAATCTAAAGCAACGCGAGAAAAGGGTTGATAAGCATTTTAATAGTTTGAACTATTCTGCTTCTACTCAGGCTAACTTTTGTTGAATACcagttaccgtaaaccggggtgatatattttccaactggtaagattTGTTTCAGGATTATGATTTAT
Coding sequences:
- the LOC120418044 gene encoding uncharacterized protein LOC120418044; protein product: MVQVKTFRVVGYVYAALNIIMSITEAIICLGSFGSEYENNTVLALKSIFALFCFAFAIMLVIGIKREKIEYIIVYRIFVIFRSICGLVYMVINSLILIVDNGNDPSTGKVLLGVFLLALAIVLLLSVFAFELWVLEGIKRYVEQPETEIVKVPSVTQV